atgagagacaatgcactacaaacacaaagttttatagtggttcggagctaacccttgctcctacgtccgctccccaagtctcacttgggaatttcactataacccccttggattacagccggttgttttgcaagctcacagccgaacttgttgttttacgagctcacaacgaactcggtcggttttcccaggctcaccgactagaaccaaccccgattgttttcccgggctcacaatcaaacccttacactcgttggttttaaaccggctcaccaaccaaccttaatcctcttgattcaatcccccgattgaatcaagtaaatacacgagatagaagaaaacagaaaatagcttttcaaaaagcagatttaaaacaatataatcgtaaaggagttagaagccctcaaacgcttttaagatggtgaagaggtgtggcttctggaactccggtctcctcttgaaagagtgatcgacttgaaagcaggaggaggaagctttgaatgctgggaagatgttggtggagcagtaaatgcagatcttccctttttctcgttgaagagcacttagagagcttgaagacttgaatgctaggagtggaatatgtgttgtctcccttgctacagtcttctgtggctatttaagtcaacccccacggaaactagccgttactctgctttttctggccgttctgcacactctgcgcagcctgacaatgtgaccgttggtgggttggagtcgactcgcgcgatcaggagtcgactcggctgtagcaggagtcgactcgagcttttccggagtcgactcggcaactgttcccagtttgaattaaagttgctgtcttgactgggagtcgactcgtcttgacccggagtcgactcgccaacttctggcgctgacctggcaattttggagtcggctcatcctctgtagtccgtggatccaaatttgaattttgtccactcgagtcgactcgactgtcctgggagtcgactcgaatctcagagcccgaactcccgattctctgtcttttggctcatccagtcttggagtcgactcgaactttcttggagtcgactcggctctcagtttccgaaagttggtcttctgccttttgacgtgaagcttgtcttggagtcgactcgagctgtctgggagtcgactcgaatctcagaggcagtaacatggtcttctgtctgtcgatggtcgcacagtctcggagtcgactcgcgtactgcgggagtcgactcgaatctcagagtccataaaacgctctctgactttttctgtgtgtaccgctgggagtcgactcgcattccactggagtcgactcgaatcacagacccgaaaaactgctcttctgtccttctgtctgttttcagtcggagtcgactcgtactgatcaggagtcgactcgagctcgtgccagtgaccttgatacgcttggagtcgactcgtgaaactcgggagtcgactcgtatctcagacattggttcatgcagacttcttaacttatccaaaatgctatgaaccaagtctagagacacttggacaggattttcactgaaacactcaattgaattcattagtaatcacaagatatactcaaatgctttgagctcatcaaaatcaaacggggttttaatcgatcactccacaaataatctcatatatatttcgttccctgaggattcgacctcgaactcccgagaatttactacttgtgcgattttcctatacttgggagattagtttcgcgaaaacATTTTTTCGCGCGCATCATTCCGCCTTTAATCTcctcttctctcctttttttcgaCAATGCCTGTCGTTGACGTTCATTGCCGAAGCCATCAACCGCTTTCCTGCATTAGTCCTTAACCGAAGCCGAACCCCTAGTCATCGGTGAGCGGGTTGGGATCTGAATACACCGAGCCAAGAAATTCCCCTCTCGGCCCTATTTTTAGTTTGGGTTTTGGACATGGCTTTTGTTTATAGTCCACGGCATGGCTCAATTTGAGAGCAAAAGTAGCTAGGTGTGGCGTTACTAGCAACTTGCAACTGTCATTAGCAAAATAAGCCTTTCACTAATAGAACCACTTACATGTTTCTTACCCGGTTTCAAGACTAGCTTCAGACTGCTCTTACCCAACTACATGGGCAATGATGCTTGAGGACTATATCCGATTACGCAGCATACTTGCTTCCATGTTTCTTAATGAAAGTAATATGTCCTGCTCAGAATTTCCCAAGTGCTGGCATTCAATGAATATCCCGGTCCGATGACAGTATGCTACAAAGCAGCATTTGATTTATTACTGATTACGAGTATTTAGGGGTACATAAATTTCGTCAACTTTGCTATCAAAAATGTAAGTAAACTCAAAGCGAAGGGACTAACTTATACCATTACTCTCAGGACCACAACAACAAAgcgaaggaaaaataaaaaaacattctATAAAAGGGATTATGAAGCTATTTGAAGACCAAAAGTACTTGTTCAGCACTTTAGTGATTTATACCATAGTTAGCAGAGACACCAACATCGCAAAACCAAAGGAGAGAAATGTGACAGAGAAGGGGAAGCTGCCTTTATCCTTTCGTATGAAAAGAGCTTCATATATGGGCAAATGGATGGCCACCACCAGCCCGCAGAGAAGAATTTGAATGAATAATGGCTCAAGACCCATAATTCCTCCATCTACGACCAGCCTTTGGAGTCCTCCCACCAAGcagaaaagattcagcattgcGACTGCTCCTATGATAACAAACATTGAGGACGATGACCCGAATTCCAAAACATCCTGCTCGTATCTTTTAGAGGCATCGCCATCAGACACCTTTGCTGTGATTGCGAACCCCATCTCAGAAATCCGCAGCAACTTTAAGATGGTAGAAGTGATGCCATAGAGGAATGAGGTGGTCCTCCTCAATATCCACATCCTTTGAAAGTTCCACCACCCAGCCAATGTGTCACCACATTGCAGTGATTCGACGAGCCCATACACATGCTTCCCAATGGTGACATAGGCAAAAGACATGAACCATGGGCTCGTGATCTAATTTTGACATCAGTATATTTGTGTTAGGTTTCGTTCAAACATGCATGCTTGATGGAAGGGAAAAAGAGAGGCATATCCGTACCTTTGGAAATAAGGATATGCCTTTGAGGAGGCAAAGGGAAGGAATCACAAGGTAATAGAGTGTAGGGAGTGAGTTTGGAGCCCACAAGCCATAAACGCAATAAGCCATCTGAAGTCCTAGCTTGATTTTGCCACGACCTAGTATGAAGGGGCAGTACTTGGAAAGAAAGATTTGGAAATTCCCCTCGCTCCATCTTTTGAACTGCACCAGCGATTGTGCCAGTGTTGTGGGAGCAACACCTAAGAAGGCTTTTCTTGAAGGACTGATGTAGACGGACTTCCACCCCCTACATTGAATTGATAGGCCTGTGATGACATCCTCCACAGGGCAGTCATACTTCAGCCCAATCTGCATTAaatgatagatagatagataaatatatacacatacagacAGAGAGATAGATAAATAGATAGACAAAAAGGAGGACCTCCTGTCCCCATTGGGTGTTGTGCTCATAGGTGCAGGTAATAAGAGACTTTGCTCTCTCTTCCAGTATGCAAGCACTTTTAGCCGTTTTTCTGTCAATGCCTCTCTTCCAGTCTTCCTTGTAATCCTTGCTATACTTCTTCCCGCAAAGGATCTCTCTTCTGTGGAAGCATCCAGTGCCGATATACGGAGGCCCTCCCCAATTATCAAAGCCAGGGAACTCCACCTTACGAGACATTAAAAAAGATTTTGTTATTAGCTCCTTGTATGATTTGATAACAAAATCCATAAAATTACTTGATTGGTCATATACTCCATACTGGATATAGCTGTGATCATAGCTAGTACAAGACTGCAGAAACATAACTGAAACCTCGATAGTGATGAGCCTTTGCTAGTACTAACCTCAGTGAACACATTGAAGGAATAGCCATAAAGATCATTCTTGGTGACATTATCAAAGATCTGGGGATATTGTACAAAGCCAATGTCCTGACCCTTATCTTCATCTAGGAAGAAGCACAATGCATGTCTGACGGACTCCGAGTTATTCGAGTACATGTCGCAGTCCAAATTGAGGGTGATCGGGCTGTCGCTTATCTCTGATGACGCCCTTATCTGTACATGATCAGGTTGCATTGTTTAAAgacattttttttcataaattaaattttgaaatcatAATAAGGTTGCATTATTTA
Above is a window of Phoenix dactylifera cultivar Barhee BC4 unplaced genomic scaffold, palm_55x_up_171113_PBpolish2nd_filt_p 001061F, whole genome shotgun sequence DNA encoding:
- the LOC103702579 gene encoding cellulose synthase-like protein E6, with translation MGESYEALFETKQAKGRLAYKLFACSMLVGICSIWLYRATHAPGWGEEGRWAWMGIFAAELWFGFYWIITQSVRWNPIYRFTHPEKLSQRDEAELPNVDIFVCTADPIAEPPILVISTVLSTMAYNYSPEKLSVYLSDDAGSILTFYALWEASHFAKHWLPFCKKYNVEPRSPAAYFSKLCNPRDACIPTEWSSMKNLYEEMADRIDSIVMLGKIPEELRANKGFSEWSSGMTSRNHPPIVQILIDGRDQCSIDNDGNALPTLVYMAREKRPQHHHNFKAGSMNALIRASSEISDSPITLNLDCDMYSNNSESVRHALCFFLDEDKGQDIGFVQYPQIFDNVTKNDLYGYSFNVFTEVEFPGFDNWGGPPYIGTGCFHRREILCGKKYSKDYKEDWKRGIDRKTAKSACILEERAKSLITCTYEHNTQWGQEIGLKYDCPVEDVITGLSIQCRGWKSVYISPSRKAFLGVAPTTLAQSLVQFKRWSEGNFQIFLSKYCPFILGRGKIKLGLQMAYCVYGLWAPNSLPTLYYLVIPSLCLLKGISLFPKITSPWFMSFAYVTIGKHVYGLVESLQCGDTLAGWWNFQRMWILRRTTSFLYGITSTILKLLRISEMGFAITAKVSDGDASKRYEQDVLEFGSSSSMFVIIGAVAMLNLFCLVGGLQRLVVDGGIMGLEPLFIQILLCGLVVAIHLPIYEALFIRKDKGSFPFSVTFLSFGFAMLVSLLTMV